From Candidatus Xianfuyuplasma coldseepsis:
ATTCCATGTGTAACCAGTCCACCCTCCACGTAATTCTTGAGGGACATTGGTAATGTGCCAATCCATATCAATAATGGCAACACTTAAGGGAATATTACGTTGTTGGAAATTATTGATTACCGCTTTATAGGTTTCATCGGTATAATTCCAATACCGACTCCACCAGTTCCCAAATACATACTTGGGAATCAAAGGCGTTTTGCCGCTGACTAAATAAAAATCTTTGATTGCCTGTTCATAGTCATGTCCATAACCAAATACATACAAATCGATTTCATTATTATTGACACCGACAATCTCACCTTGTTCAAAGACGACACTACTAGAATCATCGTATATCGTGATGCCACGTTTTGACAGAAGACCAGGTTCTAGATCAATTGCTCCGTTTGCCATATCAAGTGTACGATGAGTCCCATTCAAGTTCTTTGAATCACTATCGGGATAGGTTATAGTTGTCTTCCCATCAATTGACGTAATCGTTAAACCATCTAGTTGATCCTTCGACTCATCTAAAGCAATAACCCAGTTCTTTGTAGTGATTGTATGAACACTATCATTTGATGAGACCTCAAATGGTACGGTGATGTTTCGGTGCCATACGGTTTGTGTGGGGCGGTCTTCAAATTGCTTGCTTGGATCATATTCAATCCGAAATAATTGATTCGTAAAGATTGTAATCCGATACGAAGAAAACTGTACATATGCGGTTTTCTCAGCTTGTGAATGTGCGGTGAACTGAAGATTTGATGTGATATAGGATTTCATTGATTTTTCCGTCCTTATGGATTGTATTTAGTATCTATAGTATATCATAAAAATAATATTCACTAACATTGAAACGGTTCCATCTTTTTCCACAAATGACTGGGAAAAACACTTGCCTTTTAACCCTAAAGATACTATAATATTTAACGGACACTTTTGGTCCCGTAGCCAAGTGGCTAAGGCAATGGACTGCAACTCCGTGATCACCGGTTCAAATCCGGTCGGGACCTCCATATTTGATATACATAGACACTTTAATAAGTGTCTTCTTTTTTATATAAGAAAACATGGTATAATATACATATCTTATGAAACTAAGAGGTGGACAAATGATGATTTTTGATATCTTGTTGGCGATACTGTATATATTGTTTGTTATTCTAGTTATTGCTTTGGTTTTAGTCTTGGCAATTCCTGCTGCTATTTTGTACGTGATATACTGGCTGCTGTTTGTCAAATTGTTCCGAATCAAACGAAAAACAAAGTCGAAGAAACGTATTAGTAGAAATTATGGAGACAAGTATGCGAATATCGGAAAACAGTACTCGTCCAAATATAAAAATAAAAAAGTAAAGGCGAAAGATATTCAAGATATCGTTCATAAAGCCTTACAGGCAAAGAAAGATGGAACAATTGATTCTGATGGGTTTGAGAAAGAAATCAACGATTTTGTCAACAAAGTCACACCCTCAGACAATGAAGATAAAGAACAATAAAATAGAAAACCAAACGATTTAAGCGTGTGCTTAGATCGTTTTTTTGATATAATGTGATAAAGACGAATGATATTGTATAAAGAGGTGACTTCATGAGTAAGTTAGATAAATTATTTCTCTATTCATTGATCGGTGGTGTAGTGTTCTCGCTGGTCATTCTGTTGATGCCGACATCGATTTATGATTTTTATCCGAATCCGGAAATCTATGATTATGGATTTAACTATTATCTATGGAAATTCCGGGCGATTGATCAATCAATGGTTGCACGAGTTACCGCATGGGTATTGTTCTTTGCACACTTTGGATCCGTAGTATATCTACTAAATCAACTAAAAAAACATCAGGCAGAGAAACAAGATGGATATACCAAATACAATGTCTATTTGCTTGTAACCAATGCCTTGTTCATTGTTTTGCATTACATTCATACATGGCTGTGGTATGATGCCTTAGCCCAAGATACTCCTGTATGGAGTTCGCAAGGTAGTGTCATTGTGATGTTGGTGTTAATTTTAATCATTGAGAACCGCAGAAGAGGATTGTTCTTCGGTAAGAAAATGCCTTTTCCCAAAGAATCAACACGGGCGGTAATGAAATATCATGGTATTTACATTGCCCTCGCAACCATCTTTACTTTCTGGTATCATCCGATGGAGAATACATCGTGGCACATTGTTGGATTCTTCTATATGTACTTATTGTTCATTCAAATGTCCTTTGCCCGAACAAAACTGCATCAAAATAAATACTTTAATGTAACGCTTGAAGTGATGGTGCTATTCCATGGAACCGCCGTGGCATTGTATTCGGGAAATGCGCCGTGGGCAATGTTCCTGTTTGGCTTCGCCACAATCTTCTTTATCACGCAAATCTATGGCTTAGGACTTAACAAGACAACAATTCATATCATGCAAGGATTGTTTGTATTGATTGCTTTAGCTACATATTCTGGATTGTTTAATGACCGTGCATTCTATGAAATCAATGAAGTCGTTCGTATTCCCTTTATTGAATATGGCCTTGTGTTTGTCTTTGTCTACATGATTTATGGTTGGATCAAATTACCAGTGAAACCCTGGGTGAAGAACACCATTGGCGGAGTCTTGATTGCTACTCTTGGATTCTTCACAATCCTCACAGTCTACACGATGAGTAGTTACTATGCCGAACCAGAGATGTATGATGCGATTGTTGATATCGAAGGGTTAACCCGAAGTGAAACATCGAAATCCATCGTGTATGAAACAGAATCCTATGATACGAATATTATTCTTATTCCAGGTGGAAAAGTCGATACAGGAGCCTATGAGTATTTGGCGTACTTGATTGCTCAAGAAGGGTATAAAGTAACGATTGTGAAGAACCCATTCAACCTTGCGATACTACTTCCATATCGCGCCAATCAGTTTTATGAAGCGGATAAAAACAATGTAATTATGGGTCACAGTTTGGGTGGCGTTGTTGCGTCAATGAACGCCAGTCGATTGGACTATGACATGTTAGTTATTATGGGGTCGTATCCGATTAGTGATGTAGGGGATACGGTGACATTATTACTTGTTGGAAGTGAAGAAAATCTATTGGATAATGAGGCGTATTATGAAAATCGGAATACACTTGCGAACTACACGGAACATATAATCCCGGGTGGTAATCATGCATACTTTGGATATTATGGGGAACAAAAAGGGGACAATCCTGCGATGGTTACCAATCAAGAAAACCAGGAGTATGTTGCTGGATATATCGTCACATCGATTGAAAACGAAGTGGAATAGAATATAAGTAGGAAGCTAAAAAGAGGACTCGTGTTCCTCTTTTCTTGTTGGATAGAAAACACTTACATCCAAAGTTGTATTGACATTTGATACAAACATCGTGTAAGATTTGACTATCATAAAAATTTAGAGGCAGCGATGCAAATGAGTATGGTGTGGAGTCGGTAGACTGCGAAACACCTGAAAGGTAACCATCGCCGAATATCTCAAGAAGACATTCTTGATGATATGGGGTCATGAGAAATACTCATGACACTCCTACAATTGTGTAGTGGCGCTAAATGAACAATTTGCTTATTGTTTGTTACGAGCGTCCAAATGGACGCTCTTTCTTTATTTTTGTGAAATACAATAGTCTAGGAGACAAAAAATGAACAGAGTAGTAACCGTATTAATGCTTGGGATTGTATTCCTCCTAAGCGCTTGTCAACAAGCAGAAGAAGCGAATACATTAGTGGTTGGTATCGAGTGTGCGTATGCGCCGTTTGATTGGACAACTAGTGAAGAAAATGATCATACTGTAGCACTGTTTGATTCCGATTTGTATTGTGATGGATACGATGTCGATGTTGCGAATCATATCGCCGATGAATTGGACATGGACCTCGTTATTAAAAAAATTGAATGGACAGGTTTGATTCCTGCGTTACAAAGTGGTGTGATTGATGTCATTATATCAGCGATGAGCCCCACGGCAGAGCGTGCCGAAAGCGTATTGTTCTCGGATGAGTATTATCGTGTGAATACGGTGATGGTTGTCGCAGCAGATGGGAACTTCGTGGATGCGACATCATTAAGTGATTTTTCTGGTGCAAATGTCATTGCGCAACAAGATACGATTCAAGATGATTTAATTGATCAAATTGATGATGTGAATCATCTGCTAGCATTGGCACAAACAAGTGAGTTGGTCATTAATCTATCCAGTGGTGTGAGCGATGCATTGGTGACAGAATTACCTGTAGCAGAAGCCATTGTCGAAGCCAACCCATCACTAGCGATTGTCGAGTTTACCGATGGTAATGGATTTGTCGTTGATGATACATTAGTAACCGTGGCTGTTGCAGTTCGTCTGGGTGAAGAGGAACTTGTCGGTACCATCAATGATGCCTTAGCATTATTGGATCAAGATACACGGGAACAATGGATGGATGCTGCTTCTGATCGACAACCAATCGGAGAGTAGATTCACATGTTAGCAATTATGCCATCAGGCTTCTTTGAAATTGTCTGGTTCTTAATACAAGAGGAGTACCCTCTGTATCTAAGTGGTATTCGTTTTACGATAGTCATTGCTGTTGTTGGGACATTTCTTGGACTTTTGGTCGCCTTTTTGCTATCGGTTTTACGCTTGGGTGATCGCGACCCTCGCGATGCGAAGATCTCTATAGTACTTAAGAGAATTGGCAATATTGTCGGATTATCGTATGTGGAGTTCTTTCGCGGGACGCCGATGATTGTACAAGCGATGATTTTCTATTATGGATTGGCCATGCTTGGTCTCAGGTTGGAGTTAATGTTAGCTGGTATTATTGTTGTAACACTAAATACTGCCGCCTATTTATCTGAAGTGTTACGTGCTGGAATTAACTCCATCGATCCTGGCCAAATGGAAGCCGCTCGTTCGATTGGGATGACCAAAGGCCAAGGATATATTCACGTTATTTTTCCCCAGGTTGTTCGGAATATGGTGCCAGCCATCGGGAATGAACTTGTTATCAATATCAAGGATACTGCCGTTCTTAGTGTTATTGGTGTTGGCGAACTATTTTATATGGGTCGAAGCGTTGCTGGAACGTATTATCGTTATACGGAATCGTTTGTTATTGTCGCGTTTATCTACTTGATTATCGTACTCATAACAACGAGAATCTTAAATGCCGTGGTCGCTAGGATGAATCGTAATACAACGACGAATCTTCCCGATAATCAATTGGATACGGGGGCGACACTATGAACATTTTACGTACGAAAAATCTCGTAAAACGGTTTGATCAAGAGGACGTATTAAAAGGTATTACGATTGCGTTTGAACAGGGGACTGTTACGTCCATTATCGGTCCATCTGGTAGCGGTAAGAGTACATTGCTTCGTTGTTTAAATCAATTGGAAGCCGTCAGTGATGGACAGGTGTTTTATCGCGATCAGGATTTAACCAACCGCCATGTGAACATCAATCACATCCGTAGTCGTATTGGGATGGTGTTTCAATCGTTCAATTTGTTTGATAATATGAGTGTTTTGCGAAACATCACGATTGGACAGGAATTGATTTTAAAACGATCCAAAGAAGAAGCAAAAGAACGGGCACTCCATTATTTGGAGAAAGTTGGCCTACTGGCCTTTCGCGACCGACGCGTAAACCGTTTATCTGGAGGACAGAAGCAACGCGTTGCGATTGCAAGAACCTTGGCGATGGATCCAGAAATCATTTTGTTTGACGAACCAACAAGTTCATTGGATCCGTTGATGGTTGGAGAAGTACTCCGCGTAATTCGTGATGTTGTTCGTGAAGATTTTACTGTGATTGTTGTAACGCACGAAATGGAATTTGCTCGGGACATAAGTGAACGTGTGATTTACATGGAAGATGGTGAGATTGTTGTTGATGATGATAGTACTACCGTATTTACAAATCCAACCAATCCTAAACTACAACATTTTCTGAAGCGCGTTTTATAAAAGAGAGACTGAGTCTCTCTATTATATAGTAAAATAAAATAATTCGTTCTTGAAGATAAGAATTTGGTATAATAGAATAGGTAACGTAGTTTAGAGCAACGAGGTATTTGTATGAAATCAAGAATATATACTGTGGATGACTTACAACGTCAAGAAGTGCAACGTGATATCCAAACAACATTTCAACGTGGTGGAAATGTTGTTTTTCCAACGGAAACCGTATATGGTATTGGTGCAAGTGCTCTGAATCAAGAAGGTATCAATGGTATTTATGCAATCAAGGGAAGACCGCAGGACAATCCCCTCATTATGCACCTAGTGGATACAACGAGTTTAGAAGAATATGTCGATGTTGATCAACCTTATATTAACACATTAATGGAACGATTCTGGCCAGGGCCATTGACAATGGTGTTTACCAAAAAAGAGATCGTTCCCCACTATTTTACAGGTGGACTACAGACAGTCGGTGTTCGGATACCGGGAAGTGATGTTGCACGAAAAGTGATTGCCATTGCAGGAGTTCCTGTATGTGCACCAAGTGCCAACATTAGTGGCCGTCCCTCTGCAACTCTTTTTAAACATGTGCTCGAAGATTTTCAGGATAAAGTTGACATCCTCATTGATGGAGGGAAATCCGAGGTAGGACTGGAATCCACTGTATTAGATGTCACAAGCGATACCCCAGTTATTTTGCGCCCAGGGATGATTACGTATGAAATGATACAAGAAGTTGTTCCTAGTGTGCAAATGAATCAAGAAGTATTGGGAGAACAAACACCAAAATCACCTGGGATGAAATACAAACACTATGCACCAAAGGCACTATTAACAATTGTCGAAGGAAACAAGGATGATGTTGTTGCCTATATCAACCAACAAACCAAGCAGCATCATCTAGAGAATCAACGTGTTGGTGTGATTGTGACCGATGATGTCAAACATCGGTTCATCGCCAAGCATCAATTTGTTATTGGTCGACTGGATCAAGATGCCGAAATAGCATCGAACTTATTTGCAGCATTACGAGAAATGGATACGTTAGATGTGGATTACATTTATTCACTATCCTTTCATCAAGGAAGCTATAGTGAGGCGATCATGAACCGACTCCTTAAGGCCGCGAATAATCGGATTATAAAAGTAAATTAGGGCTTTACACCCCATTGCATATCACTTGAAAATATGAAATTTGAACGTGAAAGATACCACTGGTATCTTTTTTCTATGATATAATTATGATGGTGGTGATATCGATGGACTTACAAACAGTTCTCTTTGCTTTTGGACTAACATTATTTGCCGGATTATCTACCGGTATTGGTAGTGCATTAGCATTTTATACAAAGAAAACCAATGAGACATTTCTTAGTGTTGCTCTAGGTTTTAGTGCAGGTGTAATGATTTACGTATCATTAATCGAGATTTTTGTAAAAGCACGAGCATCCCTTGAAGATCATTTTGCTAATGGACAATTTGCATATCTAATCACAACAGTATCATTTTTTGGTGGAATTGCCTTAATTGCGATTATTGATAAGTTGGTTCCAAGTGCGGAGAATCCGCATGAAATTCATGATGTCTCCGAGATGAATGACGTTGATAAGAAGAAAAAAGCGTTGTTGCGAATGGGTTTGTTTAGTGCCCTTGCCATAGCGATTCATAATTTTCCCGAGGGACTCGCAACGTTTATGTCGGCAATACAGGATCCAACATTGGGGATATCGATTGCGATTGCGATTGCGATTCATAATGTACCAGAAGGGATTGCTGTCAGTGTCCCGGTATTTTATGCCACAGGATCCAAACGAAAAGCATTTATGTATTCCTTCCTTAGTGGATTAGCCGAACCGGTTGGAGCATTAATCGGGTATTTCATATTATATAATGTCTTAAGTGAGGCATTGTTTGGTATTGTCTTTGCATCGGTAGCAGGGATTATGGTGTATATCTCACTCGATGAGTTATTGCCAACTGCCGAGAAATACGGTAAACATCACTTCGCCATTGGTGGGTTGATTGCCGGTATGGCTGTTATGGCGATTAGTCTTGTATTGTTTGCATAAGAAATGTAGGTGATCTCATGGTACTCTTGACATCAAGCGGCTTTATTACGGACAGTAATATTCGTTTAGCACGTAAATACATTTATAAAACATACGAAAAAGCGGTCATCATTGTGACCGCTTCTTCCTATAAAAAACAAGATAAACATATTCCAGAGTTGAAGGAACAGTTATCCAAACTAGGACTTGTCAGTGAGTTGTTTGATTTTGATACCGATTCAATAGAGGGTTTGTCCCAATACGATGTGATGGTATTAGGGGGTGGAAATCCTCTGTATTTAATGAAACAGATTCAACGGGTTAACGCCCGAGAGATTATTGAAGAGTTTGCCAAAAATCGTCTATTGATTGGGGTAAGTGGGGGAAGTATTGTGTTAGGGAAACATATGGATATCATTCAAGAATTCAATCCGGAATTTAATGATGATGTGCAACTGGAGTCCTACCAGGGTCTTAATATCTCGGTAAATACATGTCCCCACTATGATCGTTATCAGGATCGATATGACCGATTTGAAGAACGAATTCAAGCAGTAGAAGATTTCATTGAAGCTCCGATTTACCGCTTGGAGGAAGATATGATCTATGTTCATCAACTTCGAGAGTTGTCACCATGGATTCAAAGGGCGTTTAAATTCCTTTTATTCGTTGTGATATTTTCGATGTTTAGTGTGATATTCTCGGTGGCTATTGGTGAAGGAGGAACACTATTTCGTATTATTTTGTGGTTGTTTATTGGGAGTAGTACCATATTAGGAGGAATTCTTTTAGGGTGGTATAGTAGGATGAAACGCAAACGAAAAACGTTTAAAGATTGATGATTGGGTGAGAAAAATGGATATATCAAAACAAGAACAAGCACTGATAGTACTCGCAGAAGAGTTGAATAAACAGTCGATTCCGTGGGCGCTAGGAGGATCGATGTTACTTTGGTATAAAGGTATTGTTAATCAAGTCCAAGATCTTGATATCATGATCTTGGAACAAGATGAAAAGATTGTATCCTCAATCATTCAAACAATTGGCACCATACAACCGCAACATAAACGAGACAATCAAGAGTGTCATTCAACGGTGTTTATCGAAGCAGTTATCAATGGTATTGATGTGGATATCATTGGTGGGTTTACGATCGACAGTAATAATGAAGCACACTATTGTCCACTGCAGGTAGATAAAATCGAACATATTCACATCGATGATACTGTGATTTATCTTGATTCATTGGAATTATGGAAAACATACTACACGTTGATGGGACGAACCACACGCGCCAATCAAATCGCTCAATTTTTAACCGAGTAAATGGTTTTTATTGCATTCTTTTTTTAGATGAAGTATAATGTTTTTGCACGTGTCGATGATGGGGGCATAGCTCAGCTGGGAGAGCGCATGGCTGGCAGCCATGAGGTCGGGAGTTCGAGCCTCCTTGTCTCCACCATATTGATGATAAAAAGACTCAAAAAATGGGTCTTTTTTTATTCAAGATATGGTACAATAAGAATCAAAGAAGGTGGGCTAATGAGTATGATATCATTACGTGATGCAACGGTGAAAGATGCATCGACAATCTATCAATGGAAAACCGATCCTTTTCTTCGAAAAATGGCATTGGATGAGTCGTATCAGACGA
This genomic window contains:
- a CDS encoding alpha/beta hydrolase, whose amino-acid sequence is MSKLDKLFLYSLIGGVVFSLVILLMPTSIYDFYPNPEIYDYGFNYYLWKFRAIDQSMVARVTAWVLFFAHFGSVVYLLNQLKKHQAEKQDGYTKYNVYLLVTNALFIVLHYIHTWLWYDALAQDTPVWSSQGSVIVMLVLILIIENRRRGLFFGKKMPFPKESTRAVMKYHGIYIALATIFTFWYHPMENTSWHIVGFFYMYLLFIQMSFARTKLHQNKYFNVTLEVMVLFHGTAVALYSGNAPWAMFLFGFATIFFITQIYGLGLNKTTIHIMQGLFVLIALATYSGLFNDRAFYEINEVVRIPFIEYGLVFVFVYMIYGWIKLPVKPWVKNTIGGVLIATLGFFTILTVYTMSSYYAEPEMYDAIVDIEGLTRSETSKSIVYETESYDTNIILIPGGKVDTGAYEYLAYLIAQEGYKVTIVKNPFNLAILLPYRANQFYEADKNNVIMGHSLGGVVASMNASRLDYDMLVIMGSYPISDVGDTVTLLLVGSEENLLDNEAYYENRNTLANYTEHIIPGGNHAYFGYYGEQKGDNPAMVTNQENQEYVAGYIVTSIENEVE
- a CDS encoding transporter substrate-binding domain-containing protein; this translates as MNRVVTVLMLGIVFLLSACQQAEEANTLVVGIECAYAPFDWTTSEENDHTVALFDSDLYCDGYDVDVANHIADELDMDLVIKKIEWTGLIPALQSGVIDVIISAMSPTAERAESVLFSDEYYRVNTVMVVAADGNFVDATSLSDFSGANVIAQQDTIQDDLIDQIDDVNHLLALAQTSELVINLSSGVSDALVTELPVAEAIVEANPSLAIVEFTDGNGFVVDDTLVTVAVAVRLGEEELVGTINDALALLDQDTREQWMDAASDRQPIGE
- a CDS encoding amino acid ABC transporter permease; this encodes MLAIMPSGFFEIVWFLIQEEYPLYLSGIRFTIVIAVVGTFLGLLVAFLLSVLRLGDRDPRDAKISIVLKRIGNIVGLSYVEFFRGTPMIVQAMIFYYGLAMLGLRLELMLAGIIVVTLNTAAYLSEVLRAGINSIDPGQMEAARSIGMTKGQGYIHVIFPQVVRNMVPAIGNELVINIKDTAVLSVIGVGELFYMGRSVAGTYYRYTESFVIVAFIYLIIVLITTRILNAVVARMNRNTTTNLPDNQLDTGATL
- a CDS encoding amino acid ABC transporter ATP-binding protein produces the protein MNILRTKNLVKRFDQEDVLKGITIAFEQGTVTSIIGPSGSGKSTLLRCLNQLEAVSDGQVFYRDQDLTNRHVNINHIRSRIGMVFQSFNLFDNMSVLRNITIGQELILKRSKEEAKERALHYLEKVGLLAFRDRRVNRLSGGQKQRVAIARTLAMDPEIILFDEPTSSLDPLMVGEVLRVIRDVVREDFTVIVVTHEMEFARDISERVIYMEDGEIVVDDDSTTVFTNPTNPKLQHFLKRVL
- a CDS encoding L-threonylcarbamoyladenylate synthase — encoded protein: MKSRIYTVDDLQRQEVQRDIQTTFQRGGNVVFPTETVYGIGASALNQEGINGIYAIKGRPQDNPLIMHLVDTTSLEEYVDVDQPYINTLMERFWPGPLTMVFTKKEIVPHYFTGGLQTVGVRIPGSDVARKVIAIAGVPVCAPSANISGRPSATLFKHVLEDFQDKVDILIDGGKSEVGLESTVLDVTSDTPVILRPGMITYEMIQEVVPSVQMNQEVLGEQTPKSPGMKYKHYAPKALLTIVEGNKDDVVAYINQQTKQHHLENQRVGVIVTDDVKHRFIAKHQFVIGRLDQDAEIASNLFAALREMDTLDVDYIYSLSFHQGSYSEAIMNRLLKAANNRIIKVN
- the zupT gene encoding zinc transporter ZupT translates to MDLQTVLFAFGLTLFAGLSTGIGSALAFYTKKTNETFLSVALGFSAGVMIYVSLIEIFVKARASLEDHFANGQFAYLITTVSFFGGIALIAIIDKLVPSAENPHEIHDVSEMNDVDKKKKALLRMGLFSALAIAIHNFPEGLATFMSAIQDPTLGISIAIAIAIHNVPEGIAVSVPVFYATGSKRKAFMYSFLSGLAEPVGALIGYFILYNVLSEALFGIVFASVAGIMVYISLDELLPTAEKYGKHHFAIGGLIAGMAVMAISLVLFA
- a CDS encoding peptidase E, which translates into the protein MVLLTSSGFITDSNIRLARKYIYKTYEKAVIIVTASSYKKQDKHIPELKEQLSKLGLVSELFDFDTDSIEGLSQYDVMVLGGGNPLYLMKQIQRVNAREIIEEFAKNRLLIGVSGGSIVLGKHMDIIQEFNPEFNDDVQLESYQGLNISVNTCPHYDRYQDRYDRFEERIQAVEDFIEAPIYRLEEDMIYVHQLRELSPWIQRAFKFLLFVVIFSMFSVIFSVAIGEGGTLFRIILWLFIGSSTILGGILLGWYSRMKRKRKTFKD